The Halobacteriovorax sp. DA5 genome includes the window ATCTGAAAATGTACGTGCGAAACTTAATGAGCAAGGGTATAGCGAAGCCTATGGAGCAAGACCTCTGGCATCAATCTTTAACAGACTCGTTACTAGGCCTTTATCAAAAGAGATAATGGCACATGACCTAGAAGAAAAAGACTTAAAGATTGATTATAAAGATTCTCAGTTTACAATTAATTAAAAACTTAGGGACTACTTTTGAAAGGAAGTAGTCCCTTTAAATCCTCATGATATTTTTTCACACTCAAGTTTTGATTATGTACATGATTGGCAATTGCTTCATGTAATTGTGCATTTTTTAAATGGTGCCATGACTCAATCTCCACTGGCCTAAAGCCACGATAGAGCTTTTGTTCTCCTTGAGCACCAGCTTCAAAGATCGCTAGGTTATTTTCAATCGTATACTCCATTGCTTTGTAGTAACACATTTCAAAGTGGAGAAATTCGAAATTGTGTTGGTGTAGTGGGTGAATTCCCCAGTAGCGTCCGTAGAGTTTTGTTTCAGATTCAAAAAAGAGTGCCATTGCAATAATTGAGTCTTCTTTATAGGCCAGGTGAAAAAAACAATTATCTAGTGTGTTTAAACCTAAGAAGAAGGCAAGTGTAAGATAGGCGTAGGCCGATTTCTTATCAATTGTTGTTAGATATAAACCATAGATTTGCTTAAGCTCATCTGATGAAAGCTCTTTAGCGAAAACTTTTTTTATCTCAATATCGTAAGAGTGACAGGCCTTGCGCTCTTTCTTAATACTCTTTCTTTTATTCTTTTTAAGTTTAGAAAGATAGTCGTCAAACGATTCGAATTCGTTAATAAAATGATACTGTGTTGTGATTTGCTTAAAGAAGCCAAGCTCCTTAAGTTCAAGATAGCTCTCATCTGTAAAGTAGTAGTGCTCACTTGATAGCTCGAGTCCTTGATACATATCAAAAGACTTCGTTAGAAGTTTACTATCAAATTCTTGAGTGAATTTACTATTATTTACTGGTGTAAAAGGGATGGCATGAATTAGTTTTGGGTAGTATTCAATTCCCATACGGTGATAAAGATCTGCCCAGGCCCAATCAAAGATATATTCACCATAGCTGTGAGATTTTATATAGGAGATGAGTTGATTATTTTCTCCCTCAATGTGGACAGGCTCCCAGCCTCTTTGAGGGCATGCACTCCCACTATCTTCAATTAATTTTAGAAAGTGGGAGTTGGCAAATGTATGCATGTTATTTATTTAATTCTTCTCGGATCTGTAATTCAAGTTGTTGGTAGCTAAAGCGCTCTAGTGGCTTGCCGTTGATAAAAAATGTTGGTGTACCACGAACTCCAAGGGCCTTACCGTCTTCAGCATCTTGTCTAATCCATTCCATAAACTTTGGATCATGCATATCACTCTTAATTTTGTCGATATCTAAATCAAGAGTTGTAAGGTAGTTCCAAATAAGATCTGGTCTCGGGTTATGATGATTTCCCCATGCTGGCTGACTTTTAAATAATAGATCAAGTGTTTCCCAATACTTTCCTTGTTTTCTTGCGGCCTCTAAAATTGAGATTGCATATGCAGAGTTCTTATGAAATGCAGCGTAGCGAACGACTAGTTTTACCTTACCTTCATATTTATTCATGATTTCTTTTACATATGGAGAAAACGCGCGACATGATTCACATTCCGGATCTAGAAATTCTACGAGAACAACCTTTGCATTATCTGGTCCCATTGATGGAGAGTAATCACGTACAAATAGCTTGTGGTTTTCATTGGCCATAAAGCCTAGTTTGGCCGCCTGCTGTTTCTTGTAAAATGTTGCACTAATAGCAAATACTGCAATAACTGTAATAATCGCAGCTATGATCTTATGA containing:
- a CDS encoding peptidogalycan biosysnthesis protein, which produces MHTFANSHFLKLIEDSGSACPQRGWEPVHIEGENNQLISYIKSHSYGEYIFDWAWADLYHRMGIEYYPKLIHAIPFTPVNNSKFTQEFDSKLLTKSFDMYQGLELSSEHYYFTDESYLELKELGFFKQITTQYHFINEFESFDDYLSKLKKNKRKSIKKERKACHSYDIEIKKVFAKELSSDELKQIYGLYLTTIDKKSAYAYLTLAFFLGLNTLDNCFFHLAYKEDSIIAMALFFESETKLYGRYWGIHPLHQHNFEFLHFEMCYYKAMEYTIENNLAIFEAGAQGEQKLYRGFRPVEIESWHHLKNAQLHEAIANHVHNQNLSVKKYHEDLKGLLPFKSSP
- a CDS encoding thioredoxin domain-containing protein, producing MQKSHKIIAAIITVIAVFAISATFYKKQQAAKLGFMANENHKLFVRDYSPSMGPDNAKVVLVEFLDPECESCRAFSPYVKEIMNKYEGKVKLVVRYAAFHKNSAYAISILEAARKQGKYWETLDLLFKSQPAWGNHHNPRPDLIWNYLTTLDLDIDKIKSDMHDPKFMEWIRQDAEDGKALGVRGTPTFFINGKPLERFSYQQLELQIREELNK